A segment of the Lolium perenne isolate Kyuss_39 chromosome 3, Kyuss_2.0, whole genome shotgun sequence genome:
ttttcattcatttgcgctctatatcgatcggcctatttcgttcatttcctaattaagcttcaagtaattaactaataactctcttattcatttaattttctttgcctcgtagggtttggagacggttctcagatacaaaggtcggtgaattcaaaaaagagctacatttcatgcggtcaaaggctaagaatgttggcgatattcagccaccggggaccaatctatgtggatactatgtcagtgagatgatccggagatacacctctgagcgtgttccgagtgatctcaatgctcagaggaataacctccggatgatgcttagtccagaagctcgcttccgaccacttcaagaggaactagctggatggttcaggagggaagtcctcgatcctaaaggagaacaccattacgaggacgtagaactatacatgcattaaattatgtatggaaacttgttcaaacttgtatatggtcatccgatgatattgaatatatattgtatattcctcttgaattctttttggttctaatttcaaatttgtttgaaattgtacattcatatgcatgtatgtagtaccgtaaaatatgtgaaactccttcaaaattacaataaagcacaaaaaaaataaaacaatacaaattaaacagaaaacaggtttagggggggggggggggggcaggtttagggggggcctaaaaccctaaacctgcggcggcctttagtcgcggttggccagaagaaccgcgactaaaggtcctccgccccgatggtcgcctggcgcccacgtggacgggcctttagtcgcggttcgtaagcaaccgcgactaaaggggggggcctttagtcgcgctaatttggtcgcggttgcgcaaccgcgactaatggcagttgcgaaccgcgaccaaaggccctttttccatcaGTGGTTCATGTGCACGTACGAAATCCTCTGCCTATTAAGATCCAATAAACTTCGCAGATAAGGAAAATTACAGTGGACTCCGGTAGTCAGGTGGAGAAACAACATTAAACATTTATAAGCTGGAAAAACATTTTATCTAAAAAAATGAAACATTGCTTATATCTTCACACTATGCTAAAAAAATGATACAAACACCATTGACGCAAGTTTCAAACGTATCTCTTTATTTACTTCATGCATTTCGTGTGAACAATGCTAAATATGTACCATGTTATCACCAACTAGTATACTAAAATAGCAtataagacaaaaagaaactttgAGGAGAGTAAACATATAAGGTAAAAGTCTACTACAGTTCACAACACTATCAGATGGTTGAACAACTCAATCCTCCTTGAAGATATCTTCTGGCTTTTGAAGTGTGCCAAACAGTGAGTCCATCCAGATAGTGTAGTGGCCATAATTGTGCCGGTAAGTGGTATGGTGAATAGTATGATAACCAGCACCCATCACCGGCCAAACCTTGCCATGAATGCAATCATGGATATTAGCTGTCCACATAGCCTCCATGAACAAGAGGGCAACGTTAGTCCTGAAGTGCGTTGGGAAAAGGAAGGGAGCAACCACATGCGGCATGGCTAGTAAAATCCCATCCACCGGATGGGATGCTAGTCCTGCAAGGAACAAAGGGCATAAGTTGAATATGTAGTGGTGATGATAAGACAATGGCCGTCAACAAAGGAGCATTACATGTACATCCTAACTATACTTTCTAATGGCATGCCCTATGACACTCAGAACCATAGTGTTAGTGAGATTTAAAATAATAAGTACGATACAAATAAACATATATACTCAAGTATATTGTTATACATCTATGACAAGAACAATTGTCAACAATCAAAAAAAATTACAACTCCACTTCAGTTAGAAGTATATAAACAACAACATAAGCCCTCGGCATTGCTACCTAGCGCGATACACAAATCAAAGATGCAATTAAAATATACAAGAGTCGACATGCGAGCAAAATCTTACCCGCAAATGGAGATAGGGTATTCTCCTTGTTGTAAAGGTGGTGGGTTGCATGGAGGTGCTTGTATAGTGGCTTTATGTGATGCAACTCCCTGTGCACCCAGTACATTCCGCACTCCAGAAAGATGAGATATAAAGCCAGATAGACAAGATACATTGGCCATCCAACATCGCTGATATGAAAGAAACATTGTGTCCATCCACTCTCAATCATGTACTCATATATAGTTGGAAGAACAGTGTAGAAAGGCATGGACACTGATgccacaagtatttgcttcttcaCAGCTTCCACCGTAGGGATAGAATCTGCATCAAGTGCCTTAGGGTGTCAGCACCACCATCTATGAAGTAATAAAGGTATATAAATAACTTAAACAGTCCATAAGGCAGTCACCCAAGTAGATTCTACCTTATACCCATCAGGCAACGTTTCAAATATTTCCCTAACTGGCTAAATGGTGTGAATCATAGGTTCAAAATACTTATTAAAGTGGAAGCAATTACCGTTATTTGTTCAatgtggctatgtagaaatgacagatAAAAATTCTTCTCACAACTTATCTTGGTTC
Coding sequences within it:
- the LOC127338124 gene encoding delta(7)-sterol-C5(6)-desaturase, whose protein sequence is MATPQHHGDQYGRLFIEETGWYNEMLLSVVLPGDWWRVLPHLVQSWLRNCIGVYLMYFIIGFLWCFVIYHWKQHDYVPKDSIPTVEAVKKQILVASVSMPFYTVLPTIYEYMIESGWTQCFFHISDVGWPMYLVYLALYLIFLECGMYWVHRELHHIKPLYKHLHATHHLYNKENTLSPFAGLASHPVDGILLAMPHVVAPFLFPTHFRTNVALLFMEAMWTANIHDCIHGKVWPVMGAGYHTIHHTTYRHNYGHYTIWMDSLFGTLQKPEDIFKED